In Desulfovibrionales bacterium, the following proteins share a genomic window:
- the smc gene encoding chromosome segregation protein SMC codes for MKINRVEMFGFKSFVNKTSVSFSEGIAAIIGPNGCGKSNIVDAIRWVLGEQSPRQLRGNAMEDVIFAGSESRAPLGVAEVTITLANGNGSAPPPFENMSEIAVTRRLYRSGESEYLINKAPCRLKDIVYLFMDTGVGTRAYSIIDQGQIGSFVEAKPGERRILVEEVAGISKFKFKKDEALRKIEHTRHNLLRLEDILGEIKRQMNSLHRQAKKADRYLELKQNLKGLELFLASADYAKWQDILTRKEEVITLESEKENALAARIAQLELQTEELELASLEQEKLIEEQRSKTHHLEKLIQDKKNRIEYLNHSLEEIKRHLAETAQGLEREEQHKEEIAAQKERCIKESESLNSTVAERHTELAGAEKRLQELRTEQKTILDELEDHKMEMVGLLSRETHYRNRIRTIEQTMAALNQKRRRNQEDRREVASAREITRQERAARANEQAELEGEINAIPPFISRLKAREETLEERLQALQKKLREITQAHTQKTAKLDLLKNLQTNLEGIPAGTRTLLHNNQGGHGIQGLLADFLETEPGLTMAIESVLGSKLQSLVVEDVDRAIEAITCLKDREGGRSGFLSLAGEEAAAPAEPGHLLVHRIKALPPYHNLVRQLLRDVYWFETIQEARTFWEGRGGRCTVVTRDGDMIDQSGFIEGGSRQGAPAGFFSRKEEIRQLTGEVDELRSAIEETKKDLKETETNFADIQTERRQKEGELAQKQFEHRLKKQKLEQLAQTEEIHKKRLALLEQEEAEFDREGAALTRELAEVREELEEMQSAKSSLQAEIDLRENDAAAMESEMEGSHARVTEAKMELTALKEKIRHLESEADRLGQEYERLGALGQRLQAKMEEFVGQQDKIAGEIAGAEGSLTIDTQKQQEAGELLQDYLRQHQQKKESLMQIQAALKAGQKDLKEVQTGLNSLSVEKTEAQLNIRHLEDKIQETYHISLREEYSAHADSALSTDEALAEAQQIREDIARIGEVNLTAIQEYKELEERHAFLSTQQQDLVSSIQSLEQAIQKINRTSKERVYEAIKAINEKLSLTFPTLLGGGQAELELTDPDDPLGAGIELYVQLPGKKLTNLNLLSGGEKALATLALLFAVYMVKPSPFCLLDEVDAPLDEANTERFNSMLKEIGREAQIILITHNQKVMEAADVLYGVTMEEKGISKLLSVRLN; via the coding sequence ATGAAAATAAATCGTGTGGAGATGTTTGGCTTTAAATCCTTTGTCAACAAGACGAGTGTCTCCTTTAGCGAAGGTATTGCCGCTATTATTGGCCCGAATGGTTGTGGCAAGAGCAATATCGTCGATGCCATACGCTGGGTTTTAGGCGAACAGAGCCCAAGGCAGCTCCGTGGAAATGCCATGGAGGACGTCATCTTTGCGGGCAGCGAAAGCCGGGCCCCTTTAGGGGTGGCGGAAGTAACCATAACCTTGGCCAACGGCAACGGCAGCGCCCCTCCGCCCTTTGAAAATATGAGCGAGATCGCCGTAACCCGCCGCCTTTATCGTTCCGGAGAGAGCGAATACCTGATAAATAAGGCCCCTTGCCGGTTGAAAGACATCGTCTATCTCTTCATGGACACCGGCGTGGGGACAAGGGCCTATTCCATTATCGATCAGGGGCAGATCGGGAGCTTTGTAGAGGCCAAGCCGGGAGAAAGAAGGATATTGGTAGAAGAGGTGGCGGGAATCAGTAAGTTTAAATTCAAGAAAGACGAGGCCCTTCGAAAGATAGAGCACACCAGGCACAACCTTCTGCGCCTTGAAGATATCCTGGGCGAGATAAAGAGGCAGATGAACAGCCTGCACAGGCAGGCCAAAAAGGCAGATCGATACCTGGAGCTTAAGCAGAATCTAAAGGGGCTGGAGCTATTCCTGGCCTCTGCCGACTATGCTAAGTGGCAGGATATCCTCACCCGGAAGGAGGAGGTTATCACCCTCGAGAGTGAGAAGGAAAACGCCCTGGCCGCCCGGATAGCGCAGTTGGAATTACAGACGGAGGAACTGGAGCTGGCGAGCCTGGAGCAGGAGAAGCTCATCGAAGAGCAGAGGAGCAAGACGCATCATTTGGAAAAACTTATTCAGGACAAAAAAAATCGTATTGAATATCTTAACCATAGCCTGGAGGAGATAAAGCGCCATCTGGCCGAGACGGCCCAGGGCCTGGAACGTGAAGAGCAGCACAAAGAGGAGATCGCTGCGCAGAAAGAGAGGTGCATAAAGGAGTCCGAGTCGCTAAACAGCACGGTGGCGGAAAGGCATACGGAGCTTGCCGGGGCGGAAAAGCGACTGCAAGAACTGCGTACAGAGCAAAAGACCATATTGGATGAGCTTGAAGATCACAAGATGGAGATGGTCGGCCTTCTTTCCCGTGAAACCCACTACCGAAATCGGATACGAACCATAGAGCAGACCATGGCCGCTCTGAATCAAAAGCGCCGGAGAAATCAGGAAGATCGCCGGGAGGTCGCATCCGCCCGGGAGATAACCCGTCAGGAACGCGCGGCCAGGGCCAATGAACAGGCAGAATTAGAAGGGGAAATTAATGCCATACCCCCGTTTATTTCCCGCCTGAAGGCCCGGGAAGAGACCCTGGAAGAAAGGCTTCAGGCCCTGCAAAAAAAACTGCGGGAGATTACGCAGGCCCATACCCAAAAAACGGCCAAACTGGATCTCCTGAAAAACCTGCAAACCAACCTGGAGGGTATCCCGGCGGGAACCAGGACCTTGCTCCATAATAATCAAGGCGGCCACGGGATACAGGGGCTTCTGGCCGACTTCCTGGAGACTGAACCCGGGCTTACCATGGCCATAGAATCTGTCCTGGGCAGCAAACTGCAGTCGCTGGTGGTAGAAGATGTGGATCGGGCTATTGAGGCCATAACCTGTCTAAAGGACCGGGAAGGCGGACGGAGCGGGTTCCTCAGCCTTGCCGGGGAAGAGGCCGCTGCGCCGGCGGAGCCGGGTCATTTGCTCGTTCACCGGATCAAGGCCCTTCCTCCTTACCATAACCTGGTCAGGCAGTTACTGAGGGATGTCTATTGGTTTGAAACCATTCAGGAGGCCCGGACGTTCTGGGAAGGTCGGGGCGGTCGATGTACGGTAGTCACGCGCGATGGAGACATGATAGATCAGTCCGGCTTTATCGAAGGCGGCAGCCGCCAGGGAGCGCCCGCCGGGTTCTTCTCACGCAAAGAAGAGATACGGCAATTGACCGGGGAAGTGGATGAGCTGCGAAGCGCCATAGAGGAGACGAAAAAAGACCTTAAAGAGACGGAAACCAACTTTGCTGATATACAGACCGAACGAAGACAGAAAGAAGGGGAACTGGCGCAAAAGCAATTCGAGCATCGCCTCAAAAAGCAGAAACTGGAACAACTGGCGCAGACGGAGGAGATACATAAAAAGAGGCTGGCCCTTTTAGAACAGGAAGAGGCTGAATTTGACCGGGAAGGGGCCGCGCTTACGCGGGAACTCGCAGAGGTCAGGGAAGAGCTTGAGGAAATGCAGTCTGCAAAGTCCTCACTCCAGGCGGAGATAGACCTTCGGGAAAATGACGCGGCGGCCATGGAGAGCGAGATGGAAGGCAGTCATGCCCGTGTTACAGAGGCCAAGATGGAACTGACCGCCCTGAAGGAAAAAATCCGCCATCTGGAATCCGAAGCGGATCGCCTCGGTCAGGAATATGAAAGGCTGGGTGCGCTGGGTCAAAGATTGCAGGCCAAGATGGAAGAGTTTGTCGGTCAGCAGGACAAAATAGCCGGGGAGATCGCCGGCGCCGAAGGCAGCCTGACCATCGATACGCAAAAACAACAGGAAGCGGGTGAATTGTTACAGGATTACCTCCGGCAACATCAGCAAAAAAAAGAGTCCCTCATGCAAATTCAGGCCGCATTAAAGGCCGGGCAAAAGGATTTAAAGGAGGTTCAGACCGGCCTGAATTCCCTCTCGGTAGAGAAGACAGAGGCACAGTTAAATATACGGCATCTTGAAGACAAGATACAGGAGACCTATCATATCTCTTTGCGGGAAGAATATTCTGCCCATGCAGATTCAGCGCTTTCTACGGACGAAGCCCTGGCCGAGGCACAGCAAATCAGAGAAGATATCGCCAGGATCGGAGAGGTAAACCTGACCGCCATCCAGGAGTATAAGGAGCTGGAGGAACGGCACGCCTTCCTCTCCACCCAACAACAGGACCTTGTCTCCTCTATACAGTCCCTGGAACAGGCCATCCAGAAGATAAACCGGACCTCAAAAGAACGCGTCTATGAGGCCATCAAGGCCATAAATGAAAAGCTCTCTCTTACATTTCCCACGCTCTTGGGAGGCGGCCAGGCCGAGCTTGAATTGACCGACCCGGATGACCCGTTAGGCGCCGGTATTGAGCTATATGTCCAGCTCCCGGGCAAAAAACTGACCAATCTCAACCTGCTTTCCGGCGGCGAAAAGGCCCTGGCTACCCTCGCCTTACTTTTTGCGGTCTATATGGTCAAACCCAGCCCGTTCTGTCTCCTTGATGAGGTGGATGCCCCTCTGGATGAGGCCAATACAGAGCGCTTCAATAGTATGCTCAAAGAGATCGGGAGAGAGGCCCAGATCATACTCATCACCCATAATCAGAAGGTTATGGAGGCAGCCGACGTCCTCTACGGTGTGACCATGGAGGAGAAAGGCATATCAAAACTGCTTTCGGTGCGTTTAAACTAG
- the ftsY gene encoding signal recognition particle-docking protein FtsY, giving the protein MFKWFLKNKEKPVEKAEEERGLFQRLKDQIARTRESFVKQVDRLFLGKKEIDADLLDRLEEILITADLGVSTATELIERIREKVKRKELSDAFALKNYLREEILTLLRSPQKEGEEITASPFVILVIGVNGTGKTTTIGKLAHRFKGLGQNVMLVAADTFRAAAIEQLEIWSKRAGTDFIKQKSGSDPSAVVYDALEAAQSRKTDVMIIDTAGRLHTKVNLMEELKKVQRVIQKKMPGAPHEILLVLDATTGQNAISQAKLFNSALGVTGMVLTKLDGTAKGGVVVGISNELNIPIRFIGIGEKIEDLREFDPDTFVSALFD; this is encoded by the coding sequence ATGTTCAAATGGTTTCTAAAGAATAAAGAAAAACCGGTAGAAAAGGCGGAGGAAGAGCGCGGCCTTTTTCAGCGCCTTAAGGACCAGATAGCCAGGACCAGGGAATCCTTTGTCAAACAGGTGGACAGACTCTTCCTGGGTAAAAAGGAGATTGACGCCGATCTCCTGGACAGGCTGGAAGAGATATTGATCACCGCAGACCTTGGAGTATCCACCGCTACTGAACTCATAGAGCGCATCCGGGAGAAGGTAAAGCGCAAGGAACTCTCCGATGCCTTTGCCCTTAAGAATTATCTCCGGGAAGAGATACTCACCTTGCTGCGTTCTCCGCAAAAAGAAGGGGAAGAGATCACGGCAAGCCCGTTTGTCATACTCGTTATAGGTGTAAACGGCACAGGAAAGACCACTACCATCGGGAAGCTGGCCCACAGATTCAAAGGCCTGGGGCAGAACGTCATGCTTGTGGCGGCGGATACCTTTCGCGCCGCGGCCATTGAACAACTGGAGATATGGAGCAAACGGGCCGGTACCGATTTTATTAAACAGAAAAGCGGTTCCGATCCTTCTGCGGTGGTTTATGATGCCCTGGAGGCCGCGCAATCCCGGAAAACAGACGTAATGATTATAGACACGGCGGGGCGGCTGCACACCAAAGTAAATCTCATGGAGGAACTGAAAAAGGTACAAAGGGTTATTCAGAAAAAAATGCCCGGAGCGCCTCATGAAATCCTTTTGGTGCTGGATGCCACTACCGGTCAGAATGCCATCTCCCAGGCCAAGCTATTTAACAGCGCTTTGGGTGTTACCGGCATGGTCTTGACAAAACTGGATGGTACCGCCAAAGGAGGGGTTGTGGTGGGCATCAGCAATGAACTCAATATCCCGATCCGTTTTATCGGCATCGGAGAGAAGATAGAAGACCTAAGAGAATTCGACCCGGATACCTTTGTCAGCGCCTTATTCGACTAA
- a CDS encoding O-acetyl-ADP-ribose deacetylase, which produces MKVSVNKSTLVLVQGDITSEETEALINAANDRLAGGGGVDGAIHRAGGPKIMAECRIIGCCPTGQAVITTAGNLKARFVIHAVGPIYTGGARHEPQLLAGAYRESLRLASRYGLKSLSFPSISTGAYGYPVEEAAEIALTTVISYLREHPEINTVRFVLFSRAVFDVYCKVLGRLVE; this is translated from the coding sequence GTGAAGGTATCTGTTAATAAATCCACTCTGGTGTTGGTGCAAGGGGACATCACAAGCGAAGAGACCGAGGCGCTGATAAATGCGGCCAATGACCGCCTGGCCGGCGGGGGTGGAGTGGATGGGGCCATACACCGGGCCGGCGGCCCGAAAATTATGGCAGAATGCCGGATTATCGGCTGCTGTCCGACCGGGCAGGCCGTAATTACCACCGCAGGTAACCTTAAGGCCAGGTTTGTAATTCACGCCGTGGGCCCCATCTATACGGGAGGCGCCAGACATGAGCCCCAGCTTCTGGCCGGCGCCTACCGGGAAAGCCTGCGCCTGGCCTCCCGCTATGGACTTAAAAGCCTGTCCTTCCCCTCTATAAGCACCGGGGCGTACGGTTATCCGGTGGAGGAGGCCGCAGAGATTGCCTTGACCACAGTTATCAGCTACCTCAGAGAGCACCCGGAGATCAACACGGTTCGCTTTGTACTCTTCAGCCGGGCGGTATTTGACGTTTATTGTAAGGTATTAGGCAGGTTAGTCGAATAA
- a CDS encoding MltA domain-containing protein — MKTGKIRNLIYLLSVIILILGGCMPAVKEVAVPPPAPPPAPVPPPPPPPLVLTPEGDIPPFQDDMDLDSLRQAALKSLGYLERLPVKESFQFGDDIYSRDEVIDSVKTLVEIINTGAAPEDFTRLVKEKFSFYQSSGRTGQGDVLFTGYYLPVLKGSRLRAGGYVYPLYRRPDDMLYVNLQDFGLDYPAKTLVGRPCKGRLVPYYTRREIDYQGALQGKGLELLYLADPIEAFFLQIQGSGRIELEDGKSLFAQYQAKNGRPYRSIGNLFIEEGKMEPSEVSLFSLKDYLKKYPEEQERILCYNESYVFFQLAEDGPRGCLGEMLTPGRSIATDSQMLPRGAIALITAEKPALNNNGCIEGWTSFTRLVLNQDTGGAIKGPGRVDIFWGSGPYAEAAAGNLKHTGRLFFLVKKRAGINPDHICPK; from the coding sequence ATGAAGACCGGAAAAATCCGTAACCTCATTTATCTGCTATCGGTTATTATCCTTATACTTGGCGGGTGTATGCCGGCGGTAAAAGAGGTGGCCGTACCGCCGCCTGCGCCTCCTCCGGCACCTGTACCTCCCCCACCACCTCCGCCGCTCGTCCTTACGCCGGAAGGGGATATACCTCCATTCCAGGATGATATGGATCTGGACTCCCTGCGTCAGGCCGCTCTAAAAAGCCTTGGCTATTTAGAACGGTTGCCGGTCAAGGAAAGTTTCCAGTTCGGGGATGATATTTACAGCCGTGATGAGGTCATCGATTCGGTCAAGACACTCGTGGAGATAATAAATACCGGCGCTGCGCCGGAAGATTTCACCCGCCTGGTAAAAGAAAAATTTTCTTTTTACCAATCCAGCGGCCGCACCGGCCAGGGCGATGTACTTTTTACCGGCTACTATCTGCCGGTTCTCAAGGGAAGCCGGCTGCGTGCCGGTGGATACGTTTATCCGCTTTATCGCCGGCCCGACGATATGCTTTACGTAAACCTTCAGGATTTTGGCCTTGATTACCCGGCAAAGACACTGGTGGGAAGGCCGTGCAAAGGGAGGCTGGTGCCCTATTATACACGGCGTGAAATAGATTATCAGGGGGCCTTGCAGGGGAAGGGCCTTGAACTACTCTATCTCGCAGACCCTATTGAGGCCTTCTTTTTGCAGATCCAGGGCTCCGGGCGTATTGAACTGGAAGACGGCAAATCGCTGTTTGCCCAGTATCAGGCCAAAAACGGGCGCCCGTACCGCAGCATCGGCAACTTGTTTATTGAAGAAGGCAAGATGGAGCCTTCAGAGGTGTCCCTGTTCAGCCTGAAGGATTATCTGAAGAAGTATCCGGAGGAACAGGAGAGAATTTTATGCTATAATGAGAGTTATGTATTTTTCCAGTTGGCGGAGGATGGACCACGCGGTTGTTTAGGCGAGATGCTGACTCCGGGGCGTTCTATTGCCACGGATTCCCAAATGCTTCCACGTGGGGCTATTGCCCTGATAACAGCCGAAAAACCAGCGTTGAATAATAATGGCTGTATTGAGGGATGGACGTCATTTACACGCCTTGTCCTGAACCAGGATACCGGAGGGGCCATAAAGGGACCGGGGCGTGTGGATATCTTCTGGGGGTCAGGTCCTTACGCAGAGGCGGCCGCCGGCAACCTTAAACACACGGGAAGGCTGTTTTTCCTGGTCAAAAAGCGCGCAGGAATTAACCCGGATCACATCTGTCCAAAATAA
- a CDS encoding NAD-dependent malic enzyme codes for MKKPLSPAYNFTVRLKSPDRSGPEKVAAAIESGAGRLIDIHILSEARNAVQAQANFHARDEQHAQALLEKIGKIEGVRILEVVDEVLRLHERGKLEIKSRIQLKTKTELSMAYTPGVARVCQVINEDEDKVFDFTTKANTVAVVTDGTAVLGLGDIGPRAALPVMEGKAILFKEFGGVDAFPICLDTKDEDGIVAAVKAIAPGFGGINLEDISAPRCFTIEERLKRELDIPVFHDDQHGTAVVVLAAMMNALEVVGKKMPDIKVVISGVGAAGVAVTNILLAAGVKNIIGCDRAGAIYRGRRKHMSPVKEKYARRTNPAREKGGVAAVLKEADVFIGVSAPGIVTPDDIKKMTTQAIVFALANPVPEVMPEDIASYAAVTATGRSDYPNQINNVLCFPGIFRGALDCRAKDINEEMKLAAARAIAGAVKKDELGPEYIIPSVFDPEVAGKVAEAAIIAARKTGVSRTK; via the coding sequence ATGAAAAAGCCGTTAAGCCCTGCCTATAATTTTACGGTCCGGTTGAAGTCACCGGATCGCTCCGGGCCGGAAAAGGTCGCGGCGGCCATTGAAAGTGGTGCCGGCCGTCTCATAGATATTCACATCTTAAGTGAGGCCCGGAATGCTGTCCAGGCGCAGGCCAATTTCCATGCCCGTGACGAACAACATGCCCAGGCCCTGTTGGAAAAAATAGGCAAAATAGAAGGGGTGCGGATTCTGGAAGTAGTGGATGAGGTATTAAGACTGCACGAAAGGGGCAAGCTGGAGATAAAAAGCCGCATACAACTGAAAACCAAGACCGAGCTTTCTATGGCCTATACCCCCGGTGTGGCGCGGGTCTGCCAGGTAATAAATGAGGATGAAGACAAGGTCTTCGACTTCACGACCAAGGCGAATACCGTGGCCGTGGTTACGGACGGCACCGCCGTGCTCGGTCTGGGGGATATCGGGCCCCGGGCCGCGCTTCCGGTCATGGAGGGTAAGGCCATACTTTTTAAGGAATTCGGAGGGGTGGATGCCTTCCCCATCTGTCTGGATACAAAGGATGAAGACGGGATAGTAGCGGCGGTCAAGGCCATAGCCCCTGGTTTCGGCGGCATTAACCTGGAAGATATTTCAGCCCCCCGGTGTTTCACTATAGAAGAGCGTCTTAAGAGGGAACTGGACATCCCTGTCTTCCACGACGATCAGCACGGCACGGCGGTGGTGGTGCTGGCGGCCATGATGAACGCCCTTGAAGTGGTGGGCAAAAAGATGCCGGATATTAAAGTGGTCATAAGCGGGGTAGGCGCGGCCGGCGTGGCCGTGACCAATATCCTGCTGGCCGCCGGGGTCAAAAATATCATCGGCTGTGACAGGGCCGGGGCTATCTACCGGGGTCGAAGGAAACACATGTCTCCCGTCAAGGAGAAATACGCAAGGCGGACCAACCCTGCGCGGGAAAAGGGGGGTGTTGCGGCCGTCCTGAAGGAAGCGGATGTGTTTATCGGTGTCTCGGCTCCAGGGATTGTAACGCCGGATGATATAAAGAAGATGACGACTCAGGCTATCGTCTTTGCCCTGGCCAATCCCGTCCCGGAGGTCATGCCGGAGGATATTGCCTCGTATGCAGCGGTGACGGCCACCGGGCGCTCTGACTACCCCAATCAGATCAATAACGTGCTTTGTTTCCCGGGGATATTCCGAGGGGCCCTGGATTGCCGGGCGAAAGACATAAACGAAGAAATGAAGCTGGCGGCGGCCCGGGCCATAGCCGGCGCGGTAAAAAAGGATGAACTGGGCCCGGAGTATATCATCCCCAGTGTTTTTGACCCGGAGGTAGCCGGGAAAGTGGCTGAGGCCGCCATTATTGCCGCACGCAAGACCGGCGTGTCCAGAACAAAGTAG
- a CDS encoding hydrogenase iron-sulfur subunit: protein MGKKSQGWEPKIIAFLCNWCSYAAADLAGVKRLKYPENVRIVRVPCIGSVSPYFILFALRQGADGVIVSGCAPGDCHYRSGNLYARRRFQLFKNLFNFMGMEEDRLHFAWISASEAELFVKTMQEVTDRVRTLGPLKYLKKSRP, encoded by the coding sequence ATGGGGAAAAAATCACAGGGCTGGGAGCCCAAGATCATCGCCTTTCTTTGCAATTGGTGCAGCTACGCCGCGGCTGATCTGGCCGGCGTCAAGCGGCTCAAGTATCCGGAAAATGTGCGCATCGTGCGCGTCCCCTGTATAGGCAGCGTAAGCCCCTATTTCATACTGTTTGCCCTGCGGCAGGGGGCAGATGGCGTAATTGTATCCGGATGCGCCCCGGGAGATTGTCATTACCGCAGCGGTAACCTTTACGCCCGCCGCCGGTTTCAACTATTCAAAAATCTGTTTAATTTTATGGGCATGGAGGAGGATCGCCTGCACTTTGCCTGGATTTCTGCGTCAGAAGCAGAACTCTTTGTAAAAACCATGCAGGAAGTTACCGACCGGGTAAGAACCCTCGGCCCGTTAAAATATCTCAAAAAAAGCCGACCTTGA
- a CDS encoding 4Fe-4S binding protein, producing the protein MPTEAIRSIAAKALEEKRVDLVIGFTPGATTLITQPAFIEESSAAGKLIWNDFCVSNLAKHLLRRDKKIGIIANGCTSRNIVVYIVESQIRREDIYIIGVPCQGMLDRHKIKALSGKKKIKDIRTESDRVTLSGDAFTKEYPRREILRQSCLYCRHKNPVIYDILVGEPVGRSAERRGDEDKETADQDIEVLEAQSAEERLEYFRTLFDRCKLCYACRNACPVCYCPTCFTDRTDPKWFDKPPASGDAFTFHLLRAMHSAGRCTDCGACESACPVGIPITKLTRKLNKDIRTLYNFEAGLSIETPSPLSVYDLEDPQDFILTEELKKKAKTSAS; encoded by the coding sequence ATGCCTACCGAAGCCATACGAAGCATAGCGGCGAAGGCCCTGGAAGAGAAAAGGGTTGACCTGGTTATAGGTTTCACGCCGGGAGCAACCACGCTTATTACTCAGCCGGCGTTTATAGAAGAGTCTTCCGCAGCGGGAAAGCTCATCTGGAATGACTTCTGTGTGAGCAACCTGGCCAAGCATCTGCTCAGGCGGGATAAGAAGATCGGCATTATCGCCAATGGCTGCACCTCACGCAATATCGTGGTTTATATCGTAGAAAGTCAAATCAGAAGGGAAGACATCTATATTATAGGCGTTCCCTGCCAGGGGATGCTGGACAGGCATAAGATTAAGGCGCTCTCAGGCAAAAAAAAGATAAAAGACATCAGGACGGAATCCGACCGGGTGACATTGTCCGGTGATGCCTTCACCAAGGAATATCCGCGCCGCGAGATCCTCCGTCAGAGTTGCCTTTATTGCCGGCATAAAAACCCTGTCATCTACGACATCCTGGTTGGAGAGCCGGTCGGTAGATCCGCCGAGAGGAGGGGGGATGAAGATAAAGAAACGGCCGATCAGGATATAGAGGTGCTGGAGGCCCAATCTGCAGAAGAACGTTTAGAATACTTCCGAACTCTATTTGACCGCTGCAAGCTGTGTTATGCCTGCCGTAATGCCTGTCCGGTCTGCTATTGTCCGACCTGTTTTACGGATCGAACCGATCCCAAGTGGTTTGATAAACCGCCCGCCTCCGGAGACGCCTTTACCTTTCACCTTCTCCGCGCCATGCACTCGGCTGGCCGCTGCACAGACTGCGGGGCCTGTGAGAGCGCCTGTCCGGTGGGCATACCAATAACCAAACTCACCCGCAAGTTGAATAAGGACATACGCACGCTTTACAACTTTGAGGCGGGATTGAGCATCGAGACGCCCTCACCCCTTTCTGTGTATGATCTGGAAGACCCGCAGGATTTCATACTCACCGAAGAACTCAAAAAGAAAGCCAAAACCAGCGCCTCCTAA
- a CDS encoding type II toxin-antitoxin system VapB family antitoxin, translated as MKPSVKMTSIRLDTKLADDAAKALGVKSRTEAVHIALREIVALNKFKRLMSRHGGKLKFEAHGG; from the coding sequence GTGAAGCCCTCGGTGAAAATGACATCAATTAGGCTGGATACCAAGCTTGCCGATGACGCAGCGAAGGCGCTAGGTGTAAAGAGCAGAACCGAAGCGGTTCATATAGCCTTACGCGAGATCGTAGCCCTTAATAAATTTAAAAGGTTAATGTCCAGGCACGGCGGAAAATTAAAGTTTGAGGCTCATGGCGGGTAA
- a CDS encoding type II toxin-antitoxin system VapC family toxin, producing MAGKIIIFDTSIFIDHLRTNRFSNNFQNLNGIIRNSAVVLSELARGATKEAERGFVSALAKNHPILIPTEKNWLESGEILSRIYKDKGFSPEKLRDLHFDVLIVLTARNYGATVITSNRMDFELIKAYRGFNIEIW from the coding sequence ATGGCGGGTAAGATTATCATCTTCGACACATCAATTTTTATCGACCACTTAAGGACTAATAGGTTCAGTAATAACTTCCAGAACCTGAACGGTATTATAAGAAACTCTGCCGTCGTCTTATCCGAATTGGCACGCGGTGCTACCAAAGAAGCGGAGAGAGGCTTTGTAAGTGCGCTGGCGAAGAATCATCCCATACTTATCCCTACAGAGAAAAACTGGCTCGAATCCGGTGAGATACTATCAAGGATTTATAAAGATAAAGGATTTTCTCCCGAGAAACTGAGAGACTTGCATTTTGATGTCCTGATAGTGCTTACTGCCAGAAACTACGGGGCAACCGTAATCACTTCAAACAGAATGGATTTTGAACTGATAAAGGCATACAGAGGATTTAATATCGAAATCTGGTAA
- a CDS encoding type II toxin-antitoxin system VapB family antitoxin: protein MRTNVVLDDDLMESALKVSGLKTKKDAIEEGLKLLVQLKGQKKIKGFRGKLKWTGSLDAMRLDK from the coding sequence ATGAGAACGAATGTAGTTCTTGATGACGATTTAATGGAATCCGCCCTCAAGGTATCCGGCCTAAAGACAAAAAAGGATGCCATAGAAGAGGGGTTAAAATTGTTAGTGCAATTGAAAGGCCAGAAGAAAATCAAGGGCTTTCGAGGAAAACTCAAGTGGACTGGTAGTCTCGACGCGATGCGGTTAGACAAATGA